The Sebastes umbrosus isolate fSebUmb1 chromosome 4, fSebUmb1.pri, whole genome shotgun sequence genome has a window encoding:
- the ca12 gene encoding carbonic anhydrase 12, whose protein sequence is MHFLSFTPIVSLLLTFLAGLHGAKWTYNGPDGQHYWPKDYPYCGGAFQSPIDFKPNLLRFDPTLRPIEIQNYNLSPYEQLTLGNNGHSVQISLPSKMHISSLPHRYTAAQLHLHWGTNGRPGGSEHTVNSKQYAAEMHVVHFNSDKYPNMASAVDKSDGLAVLGVLIEVGEFNPAFEQFLKFLNGIKYKDQKVQVPGFNIRALLPARLDEYYLYDGSLTTPPCYPSVLWTVFRNHVTISRKQFLALATSLYSSHAQDTVPAPLNGNYRRPQPSDSRVVLVSFKEGRGLQGAITVTSLLKRKQIVQQLLVGDLADLADEGLYQLLPSGSEKLHVSKKKDLNDQGETLAKSKQLTLNPSPWKKSSVGNLGLARDALCYVSLEQSILHSLQQSHTEYKLVHALRDATFPELNLKSYMDCRSDLALPTIRHILRGRPTDEAFELDRSLTKAWKNTRKTSTAIKQNVPVTNHGGLSPATVPGIPFRQGYPHPWLLPMEWED, encoded by the exons GGCCAGATGGACAGCACTACTGGCCAAAGGATTATCCATATTGTGGTGGAGCGTTCCAGTCTCCAATAGACTTCAAGCCAAACCTGCTGAGGTTCGACCCAACGTTACGTCCAATTGAGATTCAAAACTACAACCTGTCGCCCTATGAGCAGCTTACACTTGGAAATAATGGACATTCTG TGCAAATATCGCTGCCCTCTAAGATGCACATCTCCAGCCTGCCTCATCGTTACACTGCAGCTCAACTTCATCTTCACTGGGGCACCAACGGTAGACCTGGAGGCTCTGAACACACGGTGAACAGTAAGCAGTATGCAGCAGAG ATGCATGTAGTACACTTCAATTCAGACAAGTATCCCAACATGGCCTCAGCTGTAGATAAATCCGACGGCCTGGCTGTGCTGGGTGTGCTGATTGAG GTTGGAGAGTTCAATCCGGCCTTCGAGCAGTTTCTGAAGTTCCTCAATGGTATCAAATACAAGG ATCAGAAAGTGCAGGTGCCCGGGTTCAACATCAGAGCGCTGCTGCCTGCACGTCTGGATGAGTATTACCTCTACGATGGGTCGCTGACGACTCCTCCGTGCTATCCCAGCGTGCTGTGGACAGTGTTCAGGAATCACGTCACAATATCTCGCAAACAG TTCCTGGCCCTGGCAACATCCCTCTACTCCTCCCATGCCCAGGACACGGTCCCCGCGCCTCTGAATGGCAACTACAGGAGACCGCAGCCATCTGACAGCCGAGTTGTGTTGGTATCTTTCAAGGAGG GCAGAGGACTGCAAGGTGCTATCACAGTCACATCTCTACTTAAGAGGAAGCAAATCGTTCAGCAGCTGCTGGTCGGTGACCTAGCAGACCTGGCTGATGAAGGGCTCTATCAGCTCCTACCGAGCGGCTCAGAGAAGCTCCACGTAAGCAAGAAGAAAGACCTCAATGACCAGGGTGAGACTCTGGCCAAATCCAAACAACTAACGCTGAATCCATCCCCTTGGAAGAAGAGCTCTGTGGGAAACTTAGGGCTTGCCAGGGACGCGCTGTGCTACGTCTCACTGGAGCAGAGCATTTTGCATTCGCTCCAGCAGTCTCACACTGAGTACAAGCTGGTTCACGCTCTCAGAGATGCAACGTTCCCTGAGCTCAACCTCAAGAGCTACATGGACTGTAGGTCAGACTTAGCCCTCCCCACTATCAGACACATCCTCCGTGGACGGCCAACAGATGAGGCTTTTGAGTTAGATCGCTCTCTGACAAAAGCCTGGAAGAATACAAGAAAGACTTCCACAGCAATCAAGCAAAATGTGCCAGTGACAAACCATGGTGGTTTGTCTCCTGCCACCGTTCCCGGGATACCATTCAGACAGGGTTATCCACATCCTTGGCTTTTGCCAATGGAGTGGGAAGACTAG